Proteins encoded within one genomic window of Pseudanabaena sp. BC1403:
- a CDS encoding MoaD/ThiS family protein, producing MTVKVLIPTPLQQLTNNQATVECTGDSVQAIIDSLETSCPGIKARICDEKGNLRRFVNFYVNSEDIRFLDGANTALNDGDEVSIIPAIAGG from the coding sequence ATGACCGTTAAAGTTTTAATTCCCACTCCACTCCAACAATTGACTAACAATCAAGCTACTGTCGAGTGTACTGGTGATTCCGTTCAAGCAATTATTGATTCGCTCGAAACTAGTTGCCCAGGTATCAAAGCTCGCATTTGTGATGAAAAAGGCAATCTCCGCCGCTTTGTTAATTTTTATGTCAACAGCGAAGATATCCGCTTTCTAGATGGAGCCAATACTGCCCTCAATGATGGCGATGAAGTAAGCATCATTCCTGCGATCGCAGGAGGCTAG
- a CDS encoding 4'-phosphopantetheinyl transferase superfamily protein: MSPDLQLYQARLDISATECDRLWQFLSADERSRADRFKQEHLKRNFIAARGNLREILASRIGCEPKKIQFIYSDRGKPYVQNSQYVYFNLSHSQDWAIYAVCSDREVGIDLEYINPQCDVDSIAERYFLPSEQKIIQSLSDRNKYLSFYHAWTLKEAYGKATGEGIANILDYVDVSSLLEMPIGKTLQIKEWTLKLLAPELNIDSNYAAALCIA, translated from the coding sequence ATGTCTCCAGACTTGCAACTTTATCAAGCTAGGCTAGACATCTCTGCAACAGAGTGCGATCGTCTATGGCAGTTTCTTTCAGCGGATGAGCGATCGCGTGCGGATCGATTCAAACAGGAACATCTCAAACGTAATTTTATTGCCGCAAGAGGTAATTTACGAGAGATTCTAGCGTCAAGGATAGGCTGCGAACCCAAGAAAATTCAGTTTATTTATAGCGATCGCGGAAAGCCATACGTTCAAAATAGCCAATATGTTTATTTTAATCTGTCACATTCTCAAGATTGGGCAATCTATGCAGTGTGTAGCGATCGCGAGGTGGGAATTGATTTGGAATATATCAATCCTCAATGTGATGTTGATAGTATTGCCGAACGCTATTTTTTACCTTCAGAGCAAAAAATTATTCAAAGCTTGAGCGATCGAAATAAGTACTTATCTTTTTATCACGCATGGACTCTCAAGGAAGCCTATGGCAAAGCAACAGGAGAAGGCATTGCCAATATTCTTGACTATGTGGATGTATCGTCATTGCTAGAAATGCCTATCGGCAAGACTTTGCAAATTAAAGAATGGACTCTAAAACTACTAGCCCCAGAATTAAATATAGATTCAAACTATGCTGCCGCATTGTGTATCGCGTAG
- a CDS encoding photosystem II reaction center protein K, whose translation MPLSLLIATLPEAYRIFDPLVNVLPVIPVFFLLLAFVWQASVGFK comes from the coding sequence ATGCCACTTAGTCTATTGATTGCAACATTACCTGAAGCGTATAGAATTTTCGATCCACTGGTAAACGTTCTTCCCGTGATTCCTGTATTTTTCTTGCTACTCGCTTTTGTATGGCAAGCTTCAGTCGGTTTCAAATAG